One Cohnella candidum genomic region harbors:
- a CDS encoding 1,2-dihydroxy-3-keto-5-methylthiopentene dioxygenase encodes MAEVRIRNTNERIAGEEQVKAFLESQEVLYEHWDTDKLPEPLREKFTLTDEEKAEILATYDSEIRDLAARRGYQIWDIITLSEATPNIEELLKKFEAVHTHTEDEIRAITAGRGIFIIKGKDDVGYFDVELTAGDVISVPENKPHFFTLMDNRKIVAVRLFIEKDGWIAEPYDDPSFVKA; translated from the coding sequence ATGGCAGAGGTTCGGATTCGCAACACGAACGAACGCATTGCGGGCGAAGAGCAAGTGAAGGCTTTCCTGGAAAGCCAAGAAGTGCTTTACGAACACTGGGACACGGACAAACTTCCGGAGCCGCTTCGGGAGAAGTTCACGTTGACCGATGAAGAGAAAGCCGAAATTTTGGCAACTTACGATTCTGAAATCCGGGATCTCGCGGCTCGCCGCGGCTATCAAATTTGGGACATCATCACGCTGTCGGAGGCGACTCCGAACATCGAAGAGCTGCTCAAAAAGTTCGAAGCCGTGCACACGCACACCGAGGACGAAATCCGCGCCATCACGGCAGGGCGCGGCATCTTCATCATCAAGGGCAAAGACGACGTCGGCTATTTCGATGTCGAACTGACCGCCGGCGACGTCATTTCGGTGCCGGAAAACAAGCCGCACTTCTTCACGCTCATGGATAACCGCAAAATCGTCGCCGTACGCCTCTTCATTGAGAAAGACGGCTGGATCGCGGAGCCTTATGACGATCCTTCGTTCGTGAAAGCTTAA
- a CDS encoding HAD family hydrolase, giving the protein MTVKAVLFDLDDTLLWDERSVKETFEAVCSEAAKQVPAIHPQELEEAVRREARALYQSYETFPFTQMIGINPFEGLWARFTGGKQEEFRKLERLAPGYRTEAWTRGLSALGVDNPELGFRLGEMFFSERRNRPIVYEETFSVLDRLKGKYKLLLLTNGSPDLQQEKMDGVPELAGYFDHIVISGDFGEGKPAPSIFRHAMELLGIETHEGIMVGDKLTTDILGSNRVGMKNLWLNRHGVSRDDSIVPAYEAADLEPLFRIIES; this is encoded by the coding sequence ATGACGGTTAAAGCCGTTCTGTTTGATTTGGACGATACGCTTCTATGGGATGAGAGAAGCGTCAAAGAAACGTTTGAAGCGGTGTGCTCCGAAGCGGCCAAGCAGGTACCGGCCATTCATCCCCAAGAGCTGGAAGAAGCGGTTCGGCGCGAAGCCCGCGCCTTGTACCAATCCTATGAGACGTTCCCGTTTACGCAAATGATCGGGATTAATCCTTTTGAAGGACTCTGGGCCCGCTTTACGGGCGGCAAGCAGGAAGAGTTCCGCAAGCTGGAGCGCCTGGCTCCGGGATACCGGACGGAAGCGTGGACGAGAGGGCTGAGCGCGCTCGGAGTGGACAACCCTGAGCTCGGATTCCGACTGGGGGAAATGTTCTTCTCCGAACGCCGGAACCGGCCGATCGTTTACGAAGAAACGTTCAGCGTGCTGGACAGGCTGAAAGGGAAGTACAAGCTGCTCTTGTTGACGAACGGTTCGCCCGATCTCCAGCAAGAAAAGATGGACGGCGTACCGGAGCTGGCCGGTTACTTCGACCATATCGTCATTTCCGGGGATTTCGGGGAAGGAAAACCGGCACCGTCGATTTTCCGGCACGCCATGGAACTGCTCGGTATCGAAACGCATGAAGGCATCATGGTAGGGGACAAGCTCACGACCGACATTCTCGGCTCCAACCGGGTCGGCATGAAAAATTTGTGGCTGAACCGCCACGGCGTCAGCCGCGACGACAGCATCGTGCCTGCTTATGAAGCCGCGGACCTGGAGCCCTTATTCCGCATCATCGAATCCTAA
- a CDS encoding DUF896 domain-containing protein: MEKLIARINELSRKHKTVGLNESELAERDRLRKEYLQVFKNNFKQQLDSIEWTDEKPSLPH, from the coding sequence ATGGAAAAATTGATCGCCAGGATCAACGAACTGTCACGTAAACACAAAACGGTCGGGCTGAACGAATCGGAGCTCGCCGAGCGGGATCGTCTTCGTAAGGAATATTTGCAAGTTTTCAAGAACAATTTTAAACAACAGCTGGACAGCATCGAGTGGACGGATGAGAAACCGTCGCTGCCCCACTGA